In one Candidatus Paceibacterota bacterium genomic region, the following are encoded:
- a CDS encoding lamin tail domain-containing protein — protein sequence MKFGFVIFLFLAVPLLACMPQGVVFAESGIFINEIMYDLETGSDDGREWIEIYNGSGVEIDLNNFRIFEADVSHKIIPKEKGESLIISSGGFAVVADNPAKFLIDWPDFGGILGDSSFSLSNKGETLILETAELIDVDSFAYAPELGANGDGNSLQKNGLNWEASSPTPGDDNSSVEPISLLEEEPVLQVQEEMVSDSAFVALVPEFQIKSYAGSNKTVVAGASVEFRGNGYNVDGTLLQNPRYLWNFGDGEVKDGQNIFHTYRYPGEYVAALDVSSGGYSNLDTLFVKALPNEIFISEIKTGADSFVEIRNPSKEEINISGWQIKSGVDVFCFPQNSFIRPLSFLVAPLSLKEIILPEGKGSVNLFYSNDYAADKFEYSGSLAGGQSFSRLSKDSAVLMTKETPGAENKPASSFASVGADGDNLQVVFQKQKEAAAPEEKEEIAENEREIISENNTAAAAIASKKPFFLYFSLAGGISILAALGFIVIRRQG from the coding sequence ATGAAATTTGGGTTTGTTATTTTTTTGTTTTTAGCCGTTCCGCTTTTGGCTTGCATGCCGCAAGGCGTGGTTTTTGCCGAAAGCGGTATTTTTATTAATGAAATAATGTATGACTTGGAAACGGGAAGCGATGACGGAAGAGAGTGGATTGAAATTTATAACGGAAGCGGCGTTGAAATTGATTTAAATAATTTCAGAATTTTTGAGGCCGATGTCAGTCATAAAATAATCCCGAAAGAGAAAGGAGAAAGTCTAATCATTTCATCCGGCGGTTTCGCGGTTGTCGCGGATAACCCCGCAAAATTTTTAATCGATTGGCCCGATTTTGGCGGAATTTTAGGGGACAGCTCTTTTTCTTTGAGCAACAAGGGAGAAACTCTAATTCTGGAAACTGCCGAACTTATTGATGTGGATAGTTTTGCTTACGCGCCGGAACTTGGCGCAAACGGGGATGGAAATTCTCTTCAGAAAAATGGTTTAAACTGGGAGGCTTCATCTCCTACTCCCGGAGACGATAATTCATCGGTGGAACCGATTTCATTACTTGAAGAAGAGCCGGTTCTTCAGGTGCAGGAAGAAATGGTCAGCGATTCTGCGTTCGTGGCGCTCGTGCCTGAATTTCAGATAAAATCTTACGCGGGGAGCAACAAAACGGTTGTTGCCGGAGCGTCCGTTGAATTTCGCGGCAACGGGTACAATGTTGACGGAACCTTACTCCAAAATCCACGCTATCTTTGGAATTTCGGCGATGGAGAAGTAAAGGACGGGCAAAATATTTTTCATACTTACAGGTATCCGGGAGAATATGTCGCGGCGCTTGATGTTTCTTCTGGCGGCTATTCTAATTTGGACACTCTTTTTGTAAAAGCTCTTCCGAATGAAATTTTCATTTCCGAAATAAAGACAGGAGCGGATTCTTTTGTCGAAATCAGGAATCCGTCAAAAGAAGAAATAAATATTTCCGGCTGGCAGATAAAGTCCGGAGTCGATGTTTTTTGTTTCCCTCAGAACAGTTTTATAAGACCTTTAAGTTTTTTGGTCGCGCCTTTGTCTCTAAAAGAGATTATTTTGCCCGAAGGGAAAGGAAGCGTCAATCTTTTTTATTCAAATGATTACGCGGCGGACAAATTTGAATATAGCGGGAGTTTGGCTGGCGGGCAAAGTTTTTCCCGACTCTCAAAAGACTCTGCTGTTTTAATGACAAAAGAAACTCCGGGCGCGGAAAATAAACCGGCATCTTCCTTTGCTTCCGTCGGAGCTGATGGGGATAATCTGCAGGTTGTTTTTCAAAAACAAAAAGAAGCAGCAGCTCCGGAAGAAAAAGAAGAAATTGCTGAAAACGAAAGAGAAATTATTTCGGAAAACAACACCGCTGCCGCCGCTATCGCTTCCAAAAAACCGTTTTTTCTCTACTTTTCGCTTGCCGGCGGAATTTCGATTTTAGCGGCTTTGGGATTTATCGTCATACGCCGCCAAGGTTGA
- a CDS encoding glycosyltransferase yields MDKKPKKILYIITKSVWAGAGKYVYDLATALPRENFDVSVAGAPGGELRKKIIVKAIPYFEIKNFQRDVSFLKDISAFFEIVALVFRIRPDIIHVSSPKAGGIAGPAILIYKILSFHYSLPSVFTAHGWTFNEKRPEWQLFLIKIFSKITCLFYKKIICVSEFDRKIAIKNKIAPRKKLLAIHNGIKIEEHEFLTKQKAREKLIAEYGLPLSDYDFLIGSIGEFTKNKGQKYLVDAILKLKNIHKENNETKNKIKTVIIGFGEDKQKLERQISDYKLEKEIFLLNNLHPAYPYLKAFDIFILPSLKEGLPYVLLEAGLASLPVIATNVGGVGEIIEDKDTGILIDPANPLEIKKSIKKIMEDSKLRNELPFKLWEKINRDFNFKQTLKSTLAAYDDKSQSR; encoded by the coding sequence ATGGATAAAAAACCCAAAAAAATACTCTATATAATCACTAAATCCGTATGGGCAGGAGCAGGAAAATACGTTTACGATTTGGCAACCGCGCTGCCAAGAGAAAATTTTGACGTATCCGTTGCCGGCGCTCCGGGAGGAGAATTGCGTAAAAAAATTATTGTAAAAGCTATTCCATATTTTGAAATAAAAAACTTCCAGCGGGATGTAAGTTTTTTAAAAGATATTTCGGCTTTTTTCGAAATCGTCGCTCTTGTCTTCAGGATACGACCGGACATAATCCACGTTTCAAGCCCGAAAGCCGGCGGTATCGCGGGCCCGGCAATATTAATTTACAAAATTTTATCTTTTCACTACTCGCTTCCCTCTGTTTTTACCGCTCACGGCTGGACATTTAATGAAAAACGCCCCGAATGGCAATTATTTCTCATAAAAATTTTCAGCAAAATCACTTGTCTCTTTTATAAAAAAATAATTTGCGTTTCGGAATTTGACCGCAAAATCGCCATAAAAAACAAAATTGCCCCGCGCAAAAAACTTCTAGCCATACATAACGGCATTAAGATAGAAGAACATGAATTTCTAACGAAACAAAAAGCCAGAGAAAAATTGATTGCCGAATACGGATTGCCTCTTTCGGATTACGATTTCCTAATCGGTTCAATAGGCGAATTCACAAAAAACAAAGGACAAAAATATCTCGTAGACGCAATTTTAAAATTAAAGAACATCCACAAAGAAAACAACGAAACGAAAAACAAAATAAAGACAGTAATAATCGGTTTTGGAGAAGACAAGCAAAAACTCGAGAGACAAATTTCAGACTACAAACTGGAAAAAGAAATCTTTCTTTTAAACAATCTCCACCCTGCCTATCCTTATTTAAAAGCATTTGACATCTTCATCCTCCCCTCTCTAAAAGAAGGACTGCCTTATGTTCTTCTTGAAGCCGGGCTTGCTTCCCTTCCTGTTATCGCGACAAACGTAGGCGGAGTCGGGGAAATAATAGAAGATAAAGACACAGGAATTCTCATAGACCCGGCAAACCCTCTTGAAATAAAAAAATCGATAAAAAAGATAATGGAAGATTCCAAATTAAGGAACGAGCTCCCTTTCAAGCTTTGGGAAAAAATAAACAGAGATTTTAATTTTAAACAAACTCTAAAATCAACCTTGGCGGCGTATGACGATAAATCCCAAAGCCGCTAA
- a CDS encoding amidohydrolase, with amino-acid sequence MARGKNIKINFPLINTHTHAAMTAFRGMAEDLPLKDWLEKYIWPAEKEKVRPEFVYKNTKEAIQEMKRNGIKVFNDMYFFSEEVARAAEEEKIMAVVGEVILDFPTNSAETPEEALQKTEKLILKYKNNPFISVAAAPHSIYALSEKWLVEAKNLARKYGVLYHIHLSETKKEFDDCAAKTGLTPVGYMNKLGLLDDKTILAHCVWLADEDMDILSKTKANVSHCPLSNLKLGSGIAPISKMLEKGVNICLGTDGAASSNRLDIWEAGKFAALLQKGITNDPSKISAKDVMEMMSVNGLKALGISEFEGKGVAEMKNEIENSGDFSQLYELGSGEIDFH; translated from the coding sequence ATGGCGAGAGGAAAAAATATAAAAATTAATTTTCCGCTTATTAACACCCATACTCACGCGGCAATGACGGCTTTTCGCGGCATGGCGGAAGATCTGCCGTTAAAAGATTGGCTTGAAAAATATATTTGGCCCGCGGAAAAGGAAAAAGTCCGGCCGGAATTTGTTTATAAAAATACGAAAGAGGCCATTCAAGAGATGAAGAGAAACGGAATAAAAGTTTTTAATGATATGTATTTTTTCAGCGAAGAAGTTGCCCGTGCGGCTGAGGAAGAAAAAATAATGGCGGTTGTCGGCGAAGTTATCTTGGATTTTCCGACAAACAGCGCCGAAACCCCGGAGGAAGCGCTTCAAAAAACCGAAAAACTTATTTTGAAATACAAAAATAATCCGTTTATTTCCGTTGCCGCGGCTCCTCATTCAATATATGCGCTTTCGGAAAAGTGGCTTGTTGAAGCGAAAAATTTGGCAAGAAAATATGGCGTGCTTTATCATATCCATCTTTCCGAAACAAAAAAAGAATTTGACGATTGCGCGGCAAAGACAGGTTTAACTCCTGTCGGCTACATGAACAAACTCGGGCTTTTGGATGACAAAACGATTTTGGCTCATTGCGTTTGGCTAGCGGATGAAGATATGGATATTCTTTCAAAAACAAAAGCGAACGTCAGTCATTGTCCTTTGAGCAATTTAAAGCTCGGCTCCGGAATTGCGCCGATTTCCAAAATGCTTGAGAAAGGAGTGAATATCTGTCTGGGCACCGACGGAGCCGCCAGTTCAAACCGATTGGATATCTGGGAAGCGGGGAAATTTGCCGCTCTTCTCCAGAAAGGAATAACCAATGACCCGTCAAAGATTTCAGCGAAGGATGTAATGGAAATGATGAGCGTAAACGGGTTAAAGGCGTTGGGTATAAGCGAATTTGAAGGGAAAGGCGTCGCGGAAATGAAAAACGAAATTGAAAACTCAGGCGATTTTTCGCAGCTTTATGAGCTTGGATCCGGAGAAATTGATTTTCATTGA
- a CDS encoding glycosyltransferase family 4 protein, which translates to MKILIATGIYPPDIGGPAVMLEALASSLEESGFEVKIITYSDRGGIEGGKIFRISRKLPSAARYIRYFFRMAGLLRRADIIYVTDVYSVGYFAYFLKKISGKKYVVRFAGDSAWEKAAASGAIKENLLEFQEKKYGKEIEKAKNKRKKILLFADGIICVSEFMKKIALKIGVDERKIKVIYNSADFMDCGSDDTAVSIIKNKYAPNGEKIILTACRLVPWKGIDGVIKAIPEIERKVGSVKFLVLGDGPEKENLKRLSEEKRISGKICFLGKIGRDDIFDYFKAADVFVLNSKYEGFSHTVLEAMKTGVPVVVSNEGGNPEVVESGKSGFLVEYNNESQIAEAISRILDDKKLAEALCAGAKERLENFNWGNVAGETIKIFKELSSK; encoded by the coding sequence ATGAAAATCCTTATCGCAACCGGTATTTATCCGCCCGATATCGGCGGTCCGGCGGTTATGCTTGAGGCGCTTGCCAGTTCTCTTGAAGAATCCGGTTTTGAAGTAAAAATTATCACTTATTCCGACAGGGGCGGAATTGAAGGCGGAAAAATTTTTAGGATCTCAAGAAAACTTCCTTCGGCCGCAAGGTATATCCGGTATTTTTTTAGAATGGCGGGACTTTTAAGGCGAGCGGACATCATTTATGTGACCGACGTTTATAGCGTCGGTTATTTCGCTTATTTTCTTAAAAAAATATCGGGTAAAAAGTATGTGGTGCGTTTTGCCGGAGACAGCGCGTGGGAAAAAGCGGCTGCGTCCGGGGCAATAAAAGAAAATCTCCTGGAATTTCAGGAAAAGAAATATGGGAAGGAAATTGAAAAAGCAAAAAATAAAAGAAAAAAAATTCTTCTTTTCGCGGACGGGATAATTTGCGTAAGTGAGTTTATGAAAAAAATCGCGTTAAAAATCGGAGTGGATGAGAGAAAAATAAAGGTAATCTATAATTCGGCTGATTTTATGGATTGCGGTTCTGACGATACCGCTGTTTCAATTATAAAAAATAAATACGCTCCGAATGGAGAAAAAATAATTTTAACCGCGTGCAGACTTGTGCCGTGGAAAGGAATAGACGGCGTTATCAAAGCGATTCCGGAGATAGAGAGAAAAGTCGGTTCCGTGAAGTTTTTAGTTTTGGGTGATGGTCCGGAAAAGGAAAATTTAAAGAGGCTTTCGGAAGAAAAAAGAATCTCCGGGAAGATTTGTTTTTTGGGGAAAATAGGGAGGGATGATATTTTTGATTATTTCAAAGCCGCCGACGTTTTTGTTTTAAACAGCAAATATGAAGGTTTTTCTCACACCGTTCTTGAAGCCATGAAAACGGGTGTCCCTGTTGTCGTGTCAAACGAGGGGGGAAATCCGGAAGTTGTCGAAAGCGGGAAAAGCGGTTTTTTGGTTGAATATAACAATGAAAGCCAGATAGCGGAAGCGATTTCCCGCATCTTGGACGACAAAAAATTGGCCGAAGCTCTTTGCGCCGGAGCCAAAGAAAGATTGGAAAATTTCAATTGGGGCAATGTTGCGGGAGAAACGATTAAAATTTTTAAAGAGCTATCTTCAAAATGA
- a CDS encoding radical SAM protein — MKGILLINPAFNIAKENYDSSVSVGLLSIASYLKSKGIPVKIIDAARQKNYRKLIEKEAVDFDYVGLSVMTTQIPSAFEIAEIVRKVNPAAKIVWGGPHPTFFARQTAENSLVDIVCNGEGEEVAYEILSGKELKSINGIVFKDNADVIVNPPHELHDPSKMPLFNWDLIEEDVLKNLKLIPSLTSRGCPHRCTFCINAILKNKWRPRTVDQVLDDLRKIKSKKFFQGKNLRFWDENFFVDIIRAKKIIEGIIREDIIIPWETTVRANYLQNGMIDDDFLKKLKQSGCYLLSFGAESGCPRMLNVMKKDISPEDILRAAEMSLRHGIVPQFSFMIGLPGESKSDMFATLRLIDKLVKFGDKIQILGPQAFRPYPGSELYEECLKAGWKEPLSLEEWGNLAKDELNYLSVKNFPWVKDKDFVESMEAYVRFGAHSFKSAIGSSVKAPFFIKLGFVLLCKFRWKLKFFFFPFEFKIAKMFLTK, encoded by the coding sequence ATGAAAGGCATCCTCCTTATAAATCCGGCTTTTAATATCGCGAAAGAAAATTACGACAGTTCTGTTTCTGTCGGTCTTTTAAGTATCGCTTCTTATCTTAAAAGCAAAGGTATTCCCGTAAAAATTATAGACGCGGCGCGCCAGAAAAACTATCGTAAACTTATTGAAAAAGAAGCCGTAGATTTTGATTATGTCGGGCTTTCCGTGATGACTACGCAAATTCCTTCCGCTTTTGAGATCGCGGAAATTGTGAGAAAAGTCAATCCTGCGGCGAAAATAGTTTGGGGAGGCCCTCATCCGACTTTTTTCGCGAGACAGACAGCGGAGAATTCTCTTGTTGATATCGTATGCAACGGAGAAGGCGAGGAAGTGGCTTATGAAATTTTAAGCGGGAAAGAATTAAAAAGCATAAACGGTATCGTTTTTAAGGATAACGCCGACGTTATTGTTAACCCGCCGCACGAACTTCACGATCCTTCAAAAATGCCTCTTTTTAACTGGGATTTGATTGAAGAAGATGTCCTTAAAAATTTGAAACTTATCCCGTCTCTTACTTCGCGCGGATGCCCTCATCGCTGCACTTTCTGTATCAATGCCATTTTAAAAAATAAATGGAGGCCGAGAACTGTTGATCAAGTGCTTGATGATTTGCGAAAAATAAAATCAAAGAAGTTTTTTCAGGGAAAAAATTTGAGGTTTTGGGATGAGAATTTTTTCGTGGACATAATCCGCGCCAAAAAGATAATAGAAGGAATTATCAGGGAAGACATTATAATTCCTTGGGAGACGACAGTCCGCGCCAATTATCTGCAAAACGGCATGATTGACGATGATTTTTTAAAAAAATTAAAGCAATCGGGATGCTATCTTTTGTCGTTTGGAGCGGAATCCGGCTGCCCGAGAATGCTTAATGTGATGAAAAAGGATATTTCCCCGGAAGATATTTTAAGAGCGGCGGAGATGAGCTTGCGGCATGGAATTGTTCCCCAGTTTTCGTTTATGATAGGCCTTCCCGGGGAGAGCAAAAGCGATATGTTTGCGACCTTAAGGCTTATAGATAAATTGGTAAAATTCGGCGATAAAATCCAGATTTTGGGGCCGCAGGCCTTCCGTCCGTACCCCGGCTCGGAACTTTATGAGGAGTGTTTGAAAGCCGGCTGGAAAGAGCCCCTATCGCTTGAAGAATGGGGAAATCTGGCAAAAGACGAGCTGAATTATCTTTCGGTAAAAAATTTTCCATGGGTGAAAGACAAAGATTTTGTGGAATCAATGGAAGCGTATGTGAGGTTCGGGGCCCACTCTTTCAAAAGCGCCATCGGTTCTTCGGTAAAAGCCCCGTTTTTTATAAAGCTTGGCTTTGTTTTGCTTTGCAAGTTCAGATGGAAGCTTAAATTTTTCTTTTTTCCGTTTGAATTCAAAATAGCCAAAATGTTTTTAACGAAATAA
- a CDS encoding glycosyltransferase family 4 protein, with the protein MIVLMISTDRNIFDKDSGVRNRMIEYGGLIDELNIIVFSRGEKLGKQTFGNVSVYPTNSKSRWFYVFDAIKTGKKIKKPDLITSQDAFECGLAGWRLSKYFNTKLQLQIHSDFLSPYFRKESLLNQARVFIAEFLISRACCARAVSRRIKESLKLKFKNENLRIETIPVFVDVQKIKDAEIRIDIRKKYPQFDFVILMASRFSREKNIGLAIDTMAEVVKKHPKTGLVIVGRGPEENNLKSKIKSLNLADSVVLEPWSDDLVSYYKTADLFLLTSNYEGYGMSVLEAMSSGCPVLMTDVGLAGEVLINGENGVVISPGDKKALVSAVDNLISDRSVLENFKRSFIATDFKSKKDYLSAYKKSWENCQ; encoded by the coding sequence ATGATTGTTTTAATGATAAGCACGGACAGAAATATTTTTGATAAAGATTCCGGAGTCAGAAACCGGATGATTGAATATGGGGGGCTTATCGATGAATTGAATATAATCGTTTTCTCTCGAGGGGAGAAATTAGGAAAACAAACTTTCGGCAATGTTTCTGTTTATCCGACGAATTCAAAGAGCCGATGGTTTTATGTTTTTGACGCGATAAAGACCGGAAAGAAAATTAAAAAACCGGATTTGATAACTTCTCAGGACGCTTTTGAGTGCGGATTGGCGGGTTGGCGGCTCTCGAAATATTTTAATACCAAGCTGCAGCTGCAAATTCACTCGGATTTTTTAAGCCCGTATTTTCGCAAGGAGTCGCTTTTAAACCAAGCACGGGTTTTTATAGCCGAATTTTTGATTTCTCGGGCTTGCTGCGCGCGCGCCGTAAGCCGCCGCATAAAAGAATCGCTCAAATTAAAATTTAAGAATGAAAATTTAAGGATAGAAACAATCCCTGTTTTTGTCGACGTCCAGAAAATTAAAGACGCGGAGATTAGAATTGATATTCGCAAAAAATATCCTCAATTTGATTTTGTGATTTTGATGGCAAGCAGGTTCAGCCGGGAAAAGAATATCGGGCTTGCCATAGACACAATGGCTGAGGTCGTAAAAAAGCATCCGAAAACAGGTTTGGTCATTGTCGGCAGAGGTCCCGAAGAAAATAATTTAAAATCCAAAATTAAAAGTTTAAATTTAGCGGATAGCGTCGTTTTAGAGCCGTGGTCGGATGATTTGGTTTCTTATTATAAAACAGCGGATTTATTCTTGCTTACGTCGAATTATGAGGGTTATGGAATGTCGGTTCTGGAGGCAATGTCTTCCGGATGCCCTGTTTTGATGACAGATGTCGGGTTGGCGGGCGAGGTTTTGATAAACGGGGAAAACGGGGTTGTTATTTCGCCGGGAGATAAAAAAGCTTTGGTTTCTGCCGTGGATAATTTAATTTCCGACAGAAGCGTTTTGGAAAATTTTAAGAGAAGTTTTATCGCGACGGATTTCAAAAGCAAGAAAGATTATCTTAGCGCTTATAAAAAATCATGGGAAAATTGCCAGTAA
- a CDS encoding glycosyltransferase family 4 protein gives MGKLPVKNLLFITQKMDKNDDLLGVYHEWIKQFAGEFDFVSVICLEKGEYDLLPNVKVFSLGKESGRSRLKYIVNFYKYIWSLRNNYDAVLVHMNKEYVILGWKFWRLSGKKIFLWHNHAKGGFFVRLAVVLSDKVFYTSSDSFTARFKKSRKMPAGLDTEKFKPSGFEPHSSGFKILSLGRISPVKKTEVLIKAAEILDKRGGDFILDIAGSAPERDVLYFNKIKKEAAVLEQKGKLKFLGSVKNSVASDLYGNHDVFVNLTPAGSFDKTVIEAALCGTLVLACNKAFEPLLTEEFLFKEGDSADLAEKLQNVFELIRSNPGRAEKIKKRMRAGAAENHGLDILIKKLIGNFNE, from the coding sequence ATGGGAAAATTGCCAGTAAAAAATCTTTTGTTTATAACTCAAAAGATGGATAAAAACGACGATTTGCTCGGGGTCTATCATGAATGGATAAAACAGTTTGCCGGAGAATTTGATTTTGTAAGCGTAATTTGTCTGGAAAAAGGAGAATACGACCTGCTCCCAAACGTAAAAGTTTTTTCTCTTGGAAAAGAGAGCGGCCGTTCGCGGTTAAAATATATTGTTAATTTTTACAAATACATATGGTCGCTTCGCAATAATTACGACGCGGTTTTGGTTCATATGAATAAGGAATATGTTATTTTAGGATGGAAATTTTGGCGGTTGTCCGGAAAGAAAATATTTTTGTGGCATAACCATGCCAAAGGCGGATTTTTTGTGCGTCTAGCGGTTGTTTTATCGGATAAAGTTTTTTATACGTCATCCGATTCTTTTACCGCGAGATTCAAAAAATCGCGAAAAATGCCTGCCGGGCTTGATACGGAAAAATTTAAGCCTTCCGGTTTTGAACCTCACTCTTCGGGTTTTAAGATATTAAGCCTTGGAAGGATATCGCCGGTTAAAAAAACGGAGGTGCTAATTAAAGCGGCTGAAATTTTGGATAAAAGAGGCGGAGATTTTATTTTGGATATCGCAGGCTCCGCTCCTGAACGCGATGTGCTCTATTTTAATAAGATAAAAAAGGAAGCCGCCGTTCTTGAGCAGAAAGGGAAGCTGAAATTTTTAGGAAGCGTCAAAAACAGCGTTGCCTCTGATTTGTACGGGAATCATGATGTTTTTGTAAATCTTACTCCTGCGGGCAGTTTTGATAAAACCGTGATAGAAGCGGCGCTTTGCGGAACTTTGGTCTTGGCCTGCAATAAGGCGTTCGAGCCGCTTCTTACGGAAGAGTTTCTGTTTAAAGAAGGAGATTCCGCTGATTTGGCGGAAAAGCTTCAAAATGTTTTCGAGCTTATAAGAAGCAACCCCGGACGAGCTGAAAAAATAAAAAAACGTATGCGCGCCGGCGCGGCCGAAAATCACGGTTTGGATATTTTGATTAAAAAATTAATTGGAAATTTCAATGAATAA
- a CDS encoding methyltransferase domain-containing protein, translating into MNKFADLMKETMKGKSLYRILFNWKVSEICVGQTGVCLELASGKKPASYYRYWKINSQEIIRVDINPEAKPDIIADLNETLPFSDDYADNVFLFNSLYLLNKPEEFVGEVFRVLKKGGRFFITAEFIKSEETNANDIGRFTSRRLRRIFNAAGFSKIEIVPVGERFSAVGNFFDFTFGHSAVANFFKIFLRLFFLALDVLMPKKVMVNYPCPISWIVIGEK; encoded by the coding sequence ATGAATAAATTTGCAGATTTGATGAAAGAGACAATGAAAGGGAAATCTCTCTACAGAATTCTTTTCAATTGGAAAGTGTCCGAAATTTGCGTCGGGCAAACCGGCGTGTGTTTGGAGCTGGCTTCCGGTAAAAAACCGGCAAGTTATTACAGGTATTGGAAAATAAACTCCCAAGAGATTATCCGAGTTGATATAAATCCCGAGGCGAAACCGGACATAATTGCCGATTTGAACGAAACGCTGCCTTTTTCTGACGATTATGCCGATAATGTTTTTCTTTTTAATTCTCTTTATCTTTTAAATAAGCCGGAAGAATTTGTCGGAGAAGTTTTTAGAGTTTTAAAGAAAGGCGGCAGATTTTTTATTACCGCCGAATTTATAAAATCGGAAGAAACAAACGCCAATGATATCGGGAGATTTACTTCAAGGCGTCTTAGAAGAATTTTTAACGCAGCCGGTTTTTCAAAAATTGAGATAGTTCCGGTGGGCGAGAGATTTTCAGCCGTAGGCAATTTTTTTGATTTCACTTTCGGGCACAGTGCCGTCGCCAATTTTTTTAAAATTTTCTTACGGCTATTTTTTCTCGCCTTAGACGTCCTTATGCCTAAAAAAGTTATGGTCAATTATCCCTGTCCTATCTCGTGGATAGTTATCGGAGAAAAATAG
- a CDS encoding polysaccharide deacetylase family protein, which translates to MLKERTKDFFYFFLNVLARFAVFFVRSPRASILMYHSISDNGVFFTVKPKDFEKQTEYLKSFGFKIISLAEMVEAIKSRNLKDKSVVLTFDDGYKDNYKNAWPVLKKYGFPAVIFLASDFTGKNFTVSSGQQLEILNEEEIKEMAEFGLVEFGSHTRTHPRLEKISDEEFEKEIRESKEALEKITGKRCRFFSYPKGYFRPAFGEILKRNGFEAAVSVKEGLVRSEDNLFLLRRNFVYSAGGFCQFVGKLGYSVPIYNFFKKFF; encoded by the coding sequence ATGCTTAAAGAGCGCACAAAGGATTTTTTTTATTTTTTCTTGAACGTTTTGGCGCGTTTTGCCGTCTTTTTTGTCCGTTCTCCTCGCGCGAGTATTTTGATGTACCATTCTATTTCCGATAACGGGGTCTTTTTTACGGTTAAGCCGAAAGATTTTGAAAAACAAACCGAGTATCTGAAAAGCTTCGGCTTTAAAATTATTTCTTTGGCAGAGATGGTTGAAGCGATAAAAAGCCGAAACTTAAAGGACAAAAGCGTTGTTTTAACTTTCGACGACGGATATAAGGATAATTATAAAAACGCCTGGCCTGTTCTTAAAAAATACGGGTTTCCGGCGGTTATTTTTTTGGCAAGCGATTTTACGGGAAAAAATTTCACCGTCTCATCCGGACAGCAACTCGAAATTCTTAATGAAGAAGAGATAAAAGAAATGGCCGAGTTTGGGCTTGTAGAATTCGGGTCGCATACGCGCACGCATCCCCGGCTTGAAAAAATATCAGACGAAGAATTTGAAAAAGAAATCCGCGAGTCAAAAGAAGCTTTGGAAAAAATAACAGGCAAAAGATGCAGGTTTTTCTCATATCCTAAGGGATATTTCAGGCCGGCCTTCGGGGAGATTTTAAAAAGGAACGGATTTGAAGCGGCGGTTTCCGTAAAAGAAGGGCTTGTAAGAAGCGAAGACAATTTATTTTTACTCAGAAGAAATTTTGTTTATTCGGCCGGCGGTTTTTGCCAGTTTGTCGGCAAATTGGGATACAGCGTACCGATTTACAATTTTTTTAAAAAATTTTTTTGA